The genomic interval AAGAGGGTTCATTTGAGATATGTGTTAGGGAAGTTGGCAAACTGACCGCGGTGCTTAACAAGCTTGAAGCAGGGGCGCATATAGGCATTCGAGGCCCTTTTGGTAAAGGGTTTCCTCTTAGAAGATTGGAGGGGAATGATCTTATTTTAATTGCGGGGGGAATTGGGATAGTTCCTCTGCGATCGCTTATAAATTATGTTATAGACAACAGAAGAGATTTTGGAAAAGTGAGTGTTTTGCTTGGTTGTAAAACGCCTCAAAATATGCTTTTTGGCGATGAAATAAAAATGTGGGATGAAAGGCTTGATATAAACTTTTTGTGTACTATTGATAAAAGCGATCCTGACTGGAAAGGAAATGTTGGACTTATTACCTTGCTTATACCAAAGGTTGATGCCGATCCGTCAAGGACTTTTGCTGTTATTGTAGGGCCTCCTGTTATGTACAAGTTTGTTATCGCAGAGCTTATTGCAAAAGGGATACCTGATTCTCAAATAATTGTGTCGCTTGAAAGACATATGAAATGCGGTCTTGGCAAGTGCGGACACTGTCAAATAGACAATGTTTATTGCTGTCAGGACGGGCCTGTTTTTAGTTATGATCAGATAAAACATTTGAGAGAGGCTATATAGAATGAGTAAAAAACCAAAAGTAGCTTTTTTTGATTTTGCCTGTTGTGAAGGATGCCAACTCCAAGTTGCCAATATGGGAGAGCTTCTTCTTGATGTTTTAGGTTTAATTGATGTTGTTGAATTCCGTGAAGTTATGTCTGAAAAGTGGGATCAAAGCTATGATATTGCAATTATTGAAGGGAGTATTACTGATAAACATGCAGAAGAGAGGCTTAAAAAAATAAGGGAGAGGTCAAATGTCTTAATAGCTTACGGATCCTGTGCTACAATCGGCGGCGTAAATGGGATGAAAAACAATTTCAAACTTGAAGATATCCGCAAAGAAGTTTATGGCGACAGATTTAACTATTTTGATTCAATCCCGACAAAATCAGTTCCTCAAACGGTGAAAGTTGATTATATTGTTACCGGCTGTCCTGTTTATATCCCTGAATTTGTAAAAGTGTTAAAGGCGGCTCTTGCCGGAAT from candidate division WOR-1 bacterium RIFOXYB2_FULL_36_35 carries:
- a CDS encoding cytochrome B; its protein translation is MSKKPKVAFFDFACCEGCQLQVANMGELLLDVLGLIDVVEFREVMSEKWDQSYDIAIIEGSITDKHAEERLKKIRERSNVLIAYGSCATIGGVNGMKNNFKLEDIRKEVYGDRFNYFDSIPTKSVPQTVKVDYIVTGCPVYIPEFVKVLKAALAGIPYYVPDYAVCVECKLNENVCMYDKGVTCFGPVTRAGCNSWCINNGNICYGCRGMVSNPNENGAKDVIAKYKIPMDMVVNKMNMYNKCRENDKSE
- a CDS encoding oxidoreductase; protein product: MTKQILESSEYEIKKAKIIRTKKMTSKEKLFEITLLNGEELGHDPGQFVEVSIFGVGEAPLSLSSSPTKEGSFEICVREVGKLTAVLNKLEAGAHIGIRGPFGKGFPLRRLEGNDLILIAGGIGIVPLRSLINYVIDNRRDFGKVSVLLGCKTPQNMLFGDEIKMWDERLDINFLCTIDKSDPDWKGNVGLITLLIPKVDADPSRTFAVIVGPPVMYKFVIAELIAKGIPDSQIIVSLERHMKCGLGKCGHCQIDNVYCCQDGPVFSYDQIKHLREAI